CACATTTATAAAATGGTCTTAGAGTGGAATGACAcaacgtattgtagtagaaagGATGTTTTACCGCCAAGTTCAATAtgttaatgatgaaaaattatAAATGGTTACCAGATATATCATTATCTTAACACAAATGGATGCACggtgtacatgtaataagtttATGATAAATGTTTTCGAATATAAAGCAGCAGTATTATTTTTTCtgtccttattttttttttttttttagattttttcttGGGAGGGATGTTGTGTGTTTACTCGCCACGACGTCACGCGgttgtattgcatgggtagccgcACGATGCTACCTCCAACAACTTGATGTATTACATCCGATTACACGACTCATTCATATGTATACATGGATGACAGGGGTATTCCACTCAAGGGGtcataaaatgtgttaaaaccCTCACAGGCCTCAGGTTTGACCATATTTTGTGTCCCTGGGGTTGGAATGCTCCTATCTTCGATGTATACAAAACTTTTTTCTCCCATGcatattttcacatctttttcCCGTTTGTTTTATAGTACCAGATGTTCTTTGAAAGCATACATTTTTTTTCGCTGTATTTCGTTGTATTTTATCTGGgtgaatgtatattttttagTATCAATTGGTAACCTGATAACGTTgttgacattttgaaataatgttgTGGTTTTCTACTGTTCTTTCACACCAGCTAAAGCTCTACGTGACGTCACGACTGCCGTCTCTTGATCATCATGATCCGACGACGTTTGAAGCACGTACTGTAATATTAACTGTTTCATATTTGTTCATATGGGGTTCTGTGAACAAGTATTCGATGTGAGTGTCCGACCCTAATGTATGATTCACTGAGCAAAAACACCAATACAAGAAAAGTCTTTGCATAACTAGAATCAATATCCTGTAGTCGAGTTTTCCTCAAAactaaatattttacaattgtcTCCCTTCCAACACAGTGCCATATAATATACATGGGACTTAAATGAATGTTCATTTAATATAAGATTGTATGAAACTAGTCTGAGAAGTGATTATTTTGGCGACAAGAAACGCATAACACTATGAAATCAATGGTATCATTCAGGTTATATAGGGTATAGAGGCTTTCATTTATTATTGTTCAAACTCTTTTAACTACTCCATGTAAGTGTCttggtttttttgggtttttttttgacGATTTCCCACAGGATGATGTGAATTGAAATTTGGCAGTATGAACCACCATAAACATCATGTATTGCTCTCTCACAAATTCATTCGTCTAGAAATTATCTTATCAGAGTATACTTAACACGTTGCTGCTCGCCATATCAACTTCTGACAGGTACAATTGAGAATATTCAAGGCATAACCATTTTCATTAGTGAAAGTAACATTTCTAGTGTTTTAAAATTATTGGCcatgtaaaatataacaaatgatCGTACTGACACTTCCATCACAAGCATCCTCAGTCCATCTATCCTGACATACTGCCGCGACTTTATCATACATCTCGGTCACGTGGTCATATATGGGTGTTCGAGAAGTCTTGCTGCATGGAGCGGCAAAGGTGCCAACTGTACAAACTTATGAATCATAAAAGAAGAAATCTCAAGAACTCTTACATATATTGTTTGTTGAAGTTCTTTACCAAATGTGAATTTAGAAATCATTTTCAAGAgacacaattatttttttttaaattatttaattcgGTCATTTTTAAGTTTATTTCGTTATCATGGCAACAAAGTTTTTCAAACCCGTTACCATATTTTTATCTAACAGTTTGGAAGGGTTAACATATTACTGCGAATACTCCATAACCCCTATATGTGTATACCAATTCCACCCACATCTGACATTATTTGCAGTCGATCAAAGGACTATTTACAAAGAAGTGTTCAAGTGCACAAAAACTGTTTtcctttattttaattttgaaagtaATTTACACAGAGATTTTACAAGTGTCCTGAGAGTATGTTTAATACCGGATCCTTTTCACTTTTATTACATGCATCCCCTAACAAGCCTTCCTGACATCCCTCATATATACAAGTCCCTTTGGTTGGTTCGCATCCGGAAGCTCGCAGTGACACACAAAGACACACTTGTCACCGAATTTTCCAGTAGGACAAATGGATGTGTCggtataaacaaaacattgttgTTATGTTTATGTAACCACACATTAAATCAGGACAAGTAGAATAATGGGGTCACATGTAACagttacaaaaacatatttaaccCTATTTCAGTTAGGTTGTCTCACATTGTTACAATAGCCAACAGATAATTTCTTCATTTGATAGAACTGAACATAAATCACTTGTATTTTTATCATCACATGAGTTCCCTGACCAGCCTTGTGCACAACCGGGCTCGAGAGGAGGTACCAATAAATTGATTACATCCGGGTATCTGCCAATTaccacagggatatgagaataatttataattgatataattatgaACCCATCAAAACGCCCATAgaacattttgtttatgtttaagGGTTTAGATTAAAGCTCCCCAAGACAAAACTTCTACCCCACCTAATTCAAGTGGCTAACAAATCACATTTTTAGCAAATCTTCACAAAACCGGTTACTACCATTGGTAAGAGTGATagttttcctttcaaaatcattctACACATCTATACACTATGTCACTACGACGAAAGCATCCCCGTTTCAAAAAAACAGAGTTGTGCGTTAATTACTGCAAGTGTGTTTATCAACAAATCTTTCTAATACGTCATTATGTCAACTAATAATAGTCTTGAGGTCGCTGAATAAAAATAAGtcgattaaaatatatataataacaatatcAGTTCGTTGTTAAACaaccaaaatatttcaaaaacaaaggATGGCATCAATATTGTTCTCCTCCCCTTATATGAAGCAATTTTGTGACTAAATTATGAACGGCCAAACGCTGAAAAATGCACAGTTAAAATATCAGTTGCAATCGAAAAACTAAATTTCATAAATGTAATATGCTAGTTAAATGACtaaagcagaaacatatatacatagagattggcaacttcgccattttcacgatcggcagatgtacctctgtatgtccctaggggcttttagataaactcttaaataattaaatacagcagaataactttgatatattataaaagttaagtaattttcagatggtttgagtacgattttggaaagaaaaaatagtattttaacttatatattaataaaacaaaatgcacttccggttttgaatgcataattttcgaaaaaccaggtaaaattgcttattttcatactttcaaaaatcatattagaTAACATAaattgggaaaactgatcacatcaaaccatgatataatgtttaaactttgtgttgatgcaaaaatatcatgtttaaaagaatacacttaaaagtagttagccaagggaaaatgcctataaaccggaggtccctctgcctgtaaacaaagacaaagaaggagtttccaatctcaatgtatatatgtttctgactaAAGTAACCAAACGCTAGGGTATAAAAACATTAAACTCCCAACAATTCCAAATGGCATTCGAATATGTTCCATTCAGAAAAGACATCACTGTTTCTACAGTGATTGGTATCATGTGCACAACTCATGATACTACCATTGTACTGTATGTATTGCACTATGGCTGACCTTCATTGTTTTATGTGACCCCTCCACAGCAATACCGCGCAGCCTATAAAAACGGGACCACCACCAAACCGTCAATTAGATTAGTGCACGGGCAACGAAACATGGCATTACTGAATTACTTGTCTTTGGTTGTAATTACTCTTGGTGTCTTTGAGGAGGTGAGCAGCACATCGGTGACACCGCGGGTCTATCCACATCGTCCGCTAACGCAATATGAACTGGATCTGTATGAAATCATGAGGAACGAAGATATGGACCCGTCAAGGAGGACAGAAGAGAGGAGGACAGCAGATACGAGCTTGAACAGTCGTTCGGAAAGGCGAGCAATACAATTTTTGAGTCCACAGTTCGGTGAGTTGCCATAGCATTATAAACTGAAATTGGATATGTAGATTTATGTCCTTTGTTAATTCCGTAATGAACTTTTTGTTCAGCTTGTCATTTATTTCTAACTGCTTTAATATTATGTGATATTGCAATTGAATGATAAACTGAATTCAAAATATAGgtttatgtgatattttgatatcttaacttaaaattgttCCTTTGTTTAGCTTGGTATTAACTTCCAACTgcttaaaaatgtaaaatccaTCAACTCCATaggtaaaattaattaaatgcaCGACTCAAACAATATCATCATTCTAAATATAATTGAAGTTCATCCGAGGGTTATACTCCTCTCTGGTGTCCACTTTAGTTTATATAACTTCTGCGAGGGAAACAAatctatatttaatatatatatcggGATTAAGTTCCTGGAAACGTACTCATTTTAGCGGTAGctttattttagcgcttttcgTGCTGTCTTTAAAGTGTTAATTCATGTACAGCGCgaaattttgtaaaagggtATTTCTGTTATCAAGTCACCAAATTATGCTTGTTTATATCCGCGcttataaatcataatttgcattattattattttttttttcgtatttgCGCCGAAATCTGACTGCGCTAAAATCAGTCCGTTTACAGTAGCCTCTGcgaattatatacatataataaaaaatgcAAGAATGACAAGTAGGAACACCTGCATGGCTCATAACTGTCAGAATGTGACAAATGTGCGAATATTTTCCCCATgggattttaaaaaataattcctaAAAAATCTGCTAAAATCCGCTAAAAAATTTCTCACGGAgctaaataaatatacatgtgcatGCACAGTATAAAACTGATGAAGTCCCTGTCTCGGAGCTTCTTACTTCTTATATTACCTTTACGTCCCTTTTTGATCACCTATTTAAGCATTAGGATGACCATAAAATCAACATACAGTAGTTTTCTATTGCCAAAATAACACTCAAGTTAAGGAAACTTATTAACTTAGTCAAGAAATTTTCTTTAAGATTCACACCTCTGAAATTTCATTTTCGTTGAAGCCTCATTACGACCTTAATCAATCAATATCTGAGATTTTCAAATTAGATTGAtaaatatctgtagcaagtttgctaattttgtcaaaaaaatgtGACTTCTTTTAATAtgttacagagatatacagAGATTTGGTTACCATCTGgaaaatgtttctttctttGCTTTGCGTAAAGTCAATTTTTCAccattttttactttaattaaatttattaaaaaatcatttttgagGCAGCATTTGTGGTTGATCGAGCTAACGTTTgctattttcattgtttttgaaGTACAGGATGTTTCAGAGAACATATCCCGTCTTCAAATTGTTATAATTTCTCCATAAAAAAAACAGATATAAAGTATACGGATCTGTCTGATAGCGATAAAAACCatgttcattttcttttattcgaTGTTTTTACCTTTATTAGTTGCATCCATAAGGCTTTAGTTCATCGTGTAATTTGATCAAAAATGCCATAAAGTCCATACTTTATCAAATAGGTATCTTTAAGTGGCTATATGTCAAATACACACACACggaggatttttttcttttcttctacGGTATGAACTCCTATAGACAAAAAgactatatgagaaaaaaatgtttaataaagGAATATGCAGACTTATCATACATGCAATCCTTAAGTTAAGCAATGATGATGAAACCAGGACccggtatacatgtatattgtgtatcactgatttttttttaattttcgcCCATATCATCGGATCTTCATAATTCAATGGCGATTTTTTTCTGTCATATCTGCTGGAACACAAACCATGGTTAAGTCGGTAACCTGGATCTAACTGATATTTATAGATAAAACATAACAGCTGACTGAGTTTGTTGATGTCTCATAATAAGGTCACTGTTCTAGTTCTGATAGTTGTGTCATTACCACCATTTTATTTACAGTACagtaatgataaatattgtCATAAACCGTGTGAAACCATCTATATTACTAtgtttaatgttaaatgttacaGCACTATGAATAGGATATCAAAAGAAAAACTGAAATAAGAAACGGAAAGAAACGGTTGTAAATAGACAGTAAAGTTCGTCATTTTTCAGTGTAGATTAAAATCTTTTCTTCTAGctaatttgtttcaaaattgctTAACAAAACAACcactaaaataataatttgaaagatTGAACCAGCCGTTTAGGGAAAGGCACCGTCTTCTgacttcaattttactataaaGTACGTTTGTCTAGTCACTTTTTCACGTAAACTTCTTTCGTCACATGACACTTCAGAAGGAGGCTGTGCTTCGATATCTGATTCccattttttcacatttttcacATGAACATCTTTCCTCACAGGAAACCCCGGTAGGATATTGTCGATCTAATCTTCATCTTTCACCTTTTTCAAGTGAATTTCTTTCTCTATAGGACACTTTCCAAGGAGACTGTATTTCGATCTAACTCTACATTTGTTTCCACTTTTTTAAAATGAACTTCTTTCCTCACAGGAAACTTCGGAAGGAGACTGTACTTCGATCTAACCCCCATCCCTACAAATGCTATCATTACCCGTGCGGAAGTGGTCTTTTCTGCCTCCGACTCGGCCACCGAGATTGACGGGATCACATTACAAGATAGTGCCGTTGGTAAGAAATTTAAAAAGTTGACATTCTCTTATCCATTCTTTAAAATAAAGCAGTATTAGGCGGCTGTAAAACTATCTCGTCTTTCCATCTTCCGGGTGCTTTAGTGGTGATGTGATTAAACCGCTAGCCTTTCGCCTAGCCGGCCGGACGTGGAAAGGTCAGGGGTGACCTGTCCCATCGTCTGGGTTTTCTCGGGCACTCCAGATTCCTCCCAATCTAAGACCCACGCGCTTTCATCCGGGttatcgaaagtgatttgtacaAGCTAAATAACTCGTTttgcaatcgatgtaaaatacgTTAAGTTCATACTTTATTTGGTCTTTggaaaattgtgaaataatgttttttaaatCGTGTATGGGTAGAAAGACAGCAGTTAAACAAAATTCACTTCAAGTCTATTTGAACCTATATATCCGCAAAGGTAATACAATTTTAAAGTCAAATTTCAGTCTTAATTATACTGTGATGAAACAACTTGATGATCTATTTCTTATTTTCTACACATAGTGCTGCATGGTAATTCCACAACTTCCGCTTACAAAATTGACGTAAGCGATGCACTTCACACCGAAACTACAAGGGGCCATTCAAACTTTGTGGTGAACGTACAACTCCAGCAGCAAGCCCATTTTCGTTTTCACTCACATGACAGGAGAGTTCAACGTCATCAACCGTTGCTCGCGGTATTTGAAAACATTGACACTGATCCATTCTTAAGAACAACCAATTATGCTCGCGCTCGTAGATCGACTGAAAACAGGCGCAATGACAGTTCAAGTGCACCAACCGAATCGGGGGCATGTCGCCTGCAACCTTGGACTGTGGATTTCGGGGAGATGGGATTAGATATCATAATTCCGACTTCGTACGAAGCAAACGTCTGTGTTGGAAGCTGCGACACACTAGTCGATCAGTCCACATCCAAATGTCATACCTACCTGAAGTCTTTGCACCACACCATGACATTCTGTTGTGTTCCGATCACCTATAACCCTCTCTCTATCATCCACATGGATTTACAAGGAACAATAAGTTTCGCTCATTTGGAAAATATGCAGGTGGCATCTTGCGGCTGTGTGTGACACCGAAACAAGTATCCGCTTGAAATGATTGGTTTcaacttttttaaaaaaaaatttttttttgcatataagCAAGCACGCTTAGTCCATCACTTCAACATTCAGTGCTGTGCCATATTGACGATCATCTTTTCATATTCAAAGCATTCATCTAAGACAGCGTTGTCGTTAATGTATACAAGGCTACTgcaataaagaaaaaaacatctcaTGCCATCCATATATTGTACATAAACATGATCTGATTTTAAAAGATATGTCTGATGTCTGACGattaaaaattgtttcttttattttggATTGTTGTTATCATCCTCTTCCATACGTGTTTTCATCTAGCAATGCCCAATTAAACTCTTTCAACTTTGGTAGGCGGTAGCAGATTTCAAAAGAGCAGCCTGGGCGGGTGATTGTTTTAGTGGGGGTTGAAGCATGCCTTTCTCAACATTCCAGGTACTATTATTTCTGTCGTATTATCCACTCCTGAattatatcatagcaaaactgaaggttctCTCTGCGACAATGAATGATCAGTGTTTTTATTATACTTTTGAATAGGTATTGTTGATAGACCAATTTATGTATCTACATTGTTATGTGACGCATTTTCATCGACTGTTAAAGTCTACCGATGACTACTGGTGATCAGATATATATCCGTACCTGACGGACCTCATATAGTTATCTAGTATGCTTTGTaaataaagtatttaaaatGAGCAGCAATGTAATATAATAAcgttttcattgttttcataccaaatctggatttatcacataatccgcctggctgaaaattcattgtgacataAGACAGAAAAAATTTAATGActtcaggaaaaatgacgtgacgtcaggattacgaggacggcgggacaaaacGGCGGTTTCTGCTGGATTTtagaaatacattttgacgtttAATTCTTTATTGTGTAGAtatttgtagatatgtgataaaatgtatctttaatttgtgttcatttcatctgagattttatgaaaacttcttagactcgtttcataaaatctcatatgaaatgaacactcatgtaggATCCTATATTTCTGATTAGTCAATAGTTTttgacgttatcgtgacgtcacaatggagaCATTGACGCTGCGTACTGATTCagaaaaagaatcccttgaaaaataACTAGAatggtacatttaaacatactttattttatcaaatataaaattaattataagaataaatgtctttaaatttttttttaatttttatcagtgtataaaacaaattttcttcGCAAGCTGTGTGAATCCGCATAACAAAAGTTTGATTCTTTATAGAAAGTAGGTTTGGTTAGTAATTGTACCAACTTATATATCTGAAATATAGACATAAGTCTAGTACGCTGTGGGTTGGGATGAAGAATATTAAAGATGACGTTGACTGTGAttcttacatgtatatcctGTGTACCAGCATTAGCTCTGAAGAATGCTTAATGAAATCCTAAACATGAATTTTGGAATCCGGAGGTCTATAAAATGTACCTAACCACAGTATTTTACCCTTTTCGAGCCAGGCACATTATCTTTTTCCTACTTTAATATTAATACGACTCTTTACAAATGAACTATCAGTAAATCAACAGCAACTGTTCCGTTTACCCTTCGACCTATCATAGCTAAATCATAGAATAGTCATCTTACAGCACTCGTAGTGTCGTAAAAGATAATGCCATTTAATGTGACTGTTATCTAACAGTTTACTTGATTTTAAGAACTTTGTGCACTTCATATCGTAACAGGGTGACTAAATATTATGTGATTAAATACAATAATGTCATAGTAGAAAACTTTAATATATTGAAACGAGTCAAGAAggaattttaacaatatatcAACCATAATATTCAAGATATGGATATGTAGGCAACTCTCTCTGCGTCCATCAACTAACTAAATAACtatacaaataaatgatatttttaaatcgTAATAATGGACCTGCTTAGCGTAAGTCTAATCttactacatttatcataatttatcACAATATCCCATTGATATTCAGTGCTTTATTCGATTTTGGCGATTTTAACACTTGGAGGTAGGCGAGGTGTGGGatagaaatatttttgtgtaatatttaaaCTAAATTTCGGATAAAGAGTTTGCATCACTATATGACATTGTTTATTGCTATAGCTTTAAATGCCAGGACAATGAATTGAATAAAAGGAAAGGACAGCGATAAAGTAAAGAATATCATCAACATATAGCATTGTttgtgattgttttttttttaaataacatcaCACCACTAGCCCCCATATTACCAGAACAGATAATTTGTGATTCAGCATTGTTGTAACTAAATTGTGAATTACCAAAAGCTGTATAAATAGTCGTTAAACATATAAGTTGAAATCGTAAAACTAAATTATTGAAACGTAATATGCTAACTACGTGACTAATTAGATACAACTAAACATACATGAAGGAATGAAAACATTAAACGCACAACCTCCAAATGTCATTCGAATTTACCCATTCAGATTCAGAAAAGATATTTCACTTCGTCGTTAGTATATACACAATTCCTAGTGTATAATTCACTGCATGTATTGCGCTATGGCTGATTTTCCATTGTTTTTATGTGACCCCACACCCCCACCCCTCCACAGCGATATCACGCATCCGATCAAACGAAGGCCACCACCAACGACCCATGATTCAAATGTGTGTACGGACACAAAAAAAATACAGTACTGAATCAACTTTTAGAAAAAGTGTATTTGATGGTGAATAGTCTCGGTGTCTTTGAGGTGAGATGCACATTGGGGACACAGCGCGTGTTTCCGCGTTGTCCATTAACGCAATATAcgtatttacatttccgttttcactttcctatataaccttactaaccgggcaatcgtttacacttgcgtaaacgcagaaGGGCTGCTGCACAAGAACACAAACCGAAACACTGACTTACGCCCTtgtgtgaatgcgcatccggttaggccaAAATGTATGCCATGACAAAGATTCgatatcaacatcagtttgaatgcaatggaaagcattgtgttaatattaaaaaataaaaaagtgaaaacatatggaataaatggattaaaaacGATAAAGTTATTttggaactatattttatttactcccggaacttgacatattttcccgccaaattggagccagctgtttcgcgatatctgtacaaaaatgcagtttacacaccagtaaacaacaaaaaataaaaatcattccttaaatgaACGTGATAGATACGGACTCCTcaatgacaatgacaatgaTTTTATTCTCGTAAACATACAAACAGTAGTGTAGAGAACAGGACATATATAGGAGTATGTAAGCAGCATTAACAATGAGatagtacagtacatattacacatctgctagaatatatatataggatatacTGGTTATATTAATGAACTGAATTAGGTCTGTCTTGTATAACAATTATAAAGTTTGTAAGTGAAATAAGTTCATTGTTGACTACATAATTGTAGAGAGCATCAAATTTAAAGTATTTGGTCTTTCATAATAGTATCTAGACATAAATTTCTTTCTATTGGATACTAATTGATCATCAGAACAGCAAGACGGACATGCAATAGAAGAACAATAGATACGACCTTGAATATTCGGTCTTAGCGGCGACAATGCAAGTCCATGGTTCGGTGGACTTATTTTTTTTGCTCAGCTTGTCATCAAACTCTTAATGCTTTAAtgatatgtaaaaaatataGTTGCATTATAAACTGCACTTTTAGTCTAGTTAAAATTCATAAATTATACGAATCAAATGATATCCGCGTTCTAAATAATATCATTTCGTCTAAGATAAATGCTTTATACTGATGTCTACTCTAGTTTAACTTTTCTGCAAATTATATACCTACAGTGAAAATAGAAAGAATGACAAGTAAGATAACGTGACAAATACAACCATTTTCTTGCGAATAGTGAATAAGTATCAATTGAAGAAGAACTGCGTTCATCGTATTACAACTTTATAAATACCTTTATTCTGTTTTCATCACGCATTAAAGCATAAAGATTGCCAAGCAAACAACCTAAAAACACCAAAAGCACTATGATAAAAAGATATTAAAGATAGGAAAGCAAAATTTACAATGTCAACATATCAAAGCATTTAACAATACAAAAGGAAAAAAGaattaagaaaagaaaaaaaataaagagtGAAAATATTCATGTAAGGTACATAGTTATATATAGCGTATTTTAGTTGGTTTTAAACATGGAAGTATGTGTTTATGTATGAGAAGGTATGGAGGAATTTGGGTTACGAATTATACGTACGTTGCATAACCTTTGGATATGAACGCGAGAGAGAAAGATTGgatggaaatgaaaaaaaaatatattgaaaagaaGATTATTTGTATGACGTAATTGCTGATGAATGGGTTGaagtgaaaaagaaaaaaatagtagtgaaaagaaaaatatttgttttatgcaTTTCCTGATACCAATAAAAATTTTGAGTTAAATAGTGTATAAGATCTGAAAGTGACGTAAGAATAGTCTTGATCATATGCTAA
This portion of the Argopecten irradians isolate NY chromosome 6, Ai_NY, whole genome shotgun sequence genome encodes:
- the LOC138324980 gene encoding bone morphogenetic protein 2-like, which produces MALLNYLSLVVITLGVFEEVSSTSVTPRVYPHRPLTQYELDLYEIMRNEDMDPSRRTEERRTADTSLNSRSERRAIQFLSPQFGNFGRRLYFDLTPIPTNAIITRAEVVFSASDSATEIDGITLQDSAVVLHGNSTTSAYKIDVSDALHTETTRGHSNFVVNVQLQQQAHFRFHSHDRRVQRHQPLLAVFENIDTDPFLRTTNYARARRSTENRRNDSSSAPTESGACRLQPWTVDFGEMGLDIIIPTSYEANVCVGSCDTLVDQSTSKCHTYLKSLHHTMTFCCVPITYNPLSIIHMDLQGTISFAHLENMQVASCGCV